From a region of the Rhinopithecus roxellana isolate Shanxi Qingling chromosome 8, ASM756505v1, whole genome shotgun sequence genome:
- the DAZAP1 gene encoding DAZ-associated protein 1 isoform X10, with product MMLRSRGPEVEVKRAEPRDSKSQAPGQPGASQWGSRVVPNAANGWAGQPPPTWQQGYGPQGMWVPAGQAIGGYGPPPAGRGAPPPPPPFTSYIVSTPPGGFPPPQGFPQGYGAPPQFSFGYGPPPPPPDQFAPPGVPPPPATPGATPLAFPPPPSQAAPDMSKPPTAQPDFPYGQYAGYGQDLSGFGQGFSDPSQQPPSYGGPSVPGSGGPPAGGSGFGRGQNHNVQGFHPYRR from the exons ATGATGCTGAGAAGCAGAGGCCCCGAG GTGGAAGTTAAACGAGCTGAGCCTCGGGACAGCAAGAGCCAAGCGCCGGGACAGCCAGGTGCCAGCCAGTGGGGGAGCAGGGTCGTGCCCAACGCTGCCAATGGCTGGGCAGGCCAGCCCCCGCCCACGTGGCAGCAAGGATATGGCCCGCAAG GAATGTGGGTGCCAGCAGGACAGGCGATCG GTGGCTATGGACCGCCCCCTGCAGGAAGAGGAGCCCCCCCGCCACCCCCACCGTTCACCTCCTACATCGTATCCACCCCTCCTGGAGGCTTTCCCCCTCCCCAGGGCTTCCCTCAGGGCTATGGTGCCCCGCCACAGTTCA GTTTTGGCTACGGGCCTCCACCTCCACCGCCAGATCAGTTTGCCCCTCCGGGGGTTCCTCCTCCACCGGCCACTCCCGGGGCAACACCTCTGGCTTTCCCACCGCCTCCATCTCAGGCCGCCCCGGACATGAGCAAGCCCCCGACGGCTCAGCCAGACTTCCCCTATGGTCAGTATG CAGGTTACGGGCAGGACTTGAGTGGCTTTGGACAGGGCTTCTCGGACCCCAGCCAGCAGCCTCCCTCCTATGGGGGCCCCTCCGTGCCAGGGTCGGGGGGCCCCCCCGCCGGTGGCAGCGGCTTTGGACGAGGGCAGAACCACAACGTGCAAGGGTTCCACCCCTACCGACGCTAG